A region of Argentina anserina chromosome 5, drPotAnse1.1, whole genome shotgun sequence DNA encodes the following proteins:
- the LOC126794410 gene encoding GDSL esterase/lipase At4g10955-like, giving the protein MASERECFELSGPLHLTCIDWENPHHQRSVAASLVQGVYIVERDCQEKREGSDALAPPWWEFFHFKLLRKLVDDVGFSIFGAVYEFKPPPSLRHHSLEGRPCYVIAFRGTLTKSDSVSRDLELDVEVIRNGLHRTSRFEIAIQAVRNTVAAVGDSNVWLAGHSLGSSMAMLAGKTMARNGVFLKSFLFNPPFVSAPIERINNKNVKHGIRFAGSVITAGLSFAMKAKQQQHQGSRSVEDPFMVLSSWFPSLFVNPRDDICSEYIGYFEHRKRMEQIGAGAIERLATQNSLGGLLMHAVGKASDSEPALHLIPSANLTVNLTPARDLKEAHGIHQWWADGMQLKCEVHRYK; this is encoded by the exons ATGGCTTCCGAGAGGGAATGTTTTGAACTTTCAGGGCCATTACACCTTACTTGCATTGACTG GGAGAACCCTCATCATCAAAGGTCTGTTGCTGCTAGTTTGGTTCAGGGTGTCTACATTGTTGAACGTGACTGCCAAGAGAAACGTGAAGGTTCTGATGCCCTTGCTCCTCCTTGGTGGGAGTTCTTCCACTTTAAGTTGCTCCGTAAATTGGTGGATGATGTTGGTTTTTCCATCTTTGGCGCCGTTTATGAATTCAAGCCTCCTCCTTCTTTACGTCACCACTCACTTGAGGGAAGACCTTGTTATGTCATTGCCTTCCGAGGCACCTTAACCAAGTCCGACTCTGTCTCACGAGATCTTGAGTTGGATGTTGAGGTCATCCGCAATGGACTTCACCGAACATCACGTTTTGAGATTGCTATACAAGCTGTCAGAAATACGGTTGCTGCAGTAGGGGATTCAAATGTCTGGTTAGCTGGCCATTCCTTAGGGTCATCCATGGCAATGCTTGCTGGGAAAACTATGGCCAGAAATGGCGTTTTTCTCAAGTCGTTTCTCTTTAATCCACCATTTGTTTCTGCCCCAATAGAGAGGATCAATAATAAGAATGTTAAACATGGGATTCGATTTGCAGGCAGCGTAATTACTGCAGGACTGTCTTTTGCCATGAAGGCTAAACAACAGCAACATCAGGGAAGTCGGTCAGTTGAAGACCCATTCATGGTTCTGTCTTCATGGTTCCCTAGTCTGTTTGTCAATCCACGCGATGACATCTGCTCGGAATATATTGGCTATTTTGAGCATAGGAAGAGGATGGAGCAGATCGGAGCTGGAGCCATTGAGAGGTTAGCTACCCAGAATTCACTCGGAGGTCTGTTAATGCATGCAGTGGGAAAAGCCTCAGATTCTGAGCCAGCATTGCACCTCATTCCTTCTGCCAACCTGACTGTTAATTTAACCCCTGCACGGGATCTCAAAGAAGCTCATGGAATTCACCAATGGTGGGCAGACGGTATGCAGTTGAAGTGTGAAGTCCATAGGTACAAATAG